Genomic window (Takifugu rubripes chromosome 1, fTakRub1.2, whole genome shotgun sequence):
CCTTTCGCTTCCGGACCTCCTGGCACTGCACCTGGAACAGACAACAATGTTAATCACTTACTATTTGATCCTCTTATCATTTAACTTACAGACATgtggcaggagggaggaagaaaggtcTCACAGAGAGGCTTTTAAATGTTGCCATGCACTTCTGAATGTCTGGTCGATCGGGATGACCCTCCTGCAAAGAAATAAACCAGAGATGGTTGAAAGACAAAATCAAACCATTGCTGCAAACGACTATTTAGATACAGACCTCCATGtgtctctccagctcctttaGTAAGGTCGGGTATTTGTCGAGTCTCATAAAGGGTTTACTGAGGCcagtggtcagggtcaggatgcCTGGACTGACTGCACCCCTCCCCTCCATGAACTCCCCAAGCACTTCACTGTAACAGCAGAGAATGAGAGTCACAGACATTTCAAGGCGAGGGATAACTGATTTTAGGAGggaaccatggcaacagttgtACGATATTAGGGAAAAAATATTTATAGTGTTAGACTGATTATAAAGTGGGTTCGTCTGAAATCATACTGAAATAATCTCTGGAGTAGGCTTCAAGAAAGAAAAGCCCTTAAATAAGATTAAGTCATGATTCCTGTTTGTGTAGGTTTACAGAAATCCATGCATAGACTTGGATTTAACCAGTATATGATATTTAATCAGACAAGGAAGGACAGGTATCTGATAGTTAACAGATTCTACTAATATATCAAATAGGTGCACCTTTGCTGTGTGAGAACATTGACTGCAGAGGGGTGGTTGGAGCAGTAGCTGTTGTAAAGAGCCTTCATCTGTGGCATTTGGTTTATGAAGAAACCTCCCACCCTTTGCTGGCTCTCTGGaagcctgaaaaaaaaaaacagacattgaCTCTAATAGTGACAGACAAAAACCAAAAGAGACATATGGCATACAGTAAATagaatgtgtgcatgtgctatCAAGTAAAATCGCACATTATATTTTCAGATATAGGTACATATCCAATAAGGTTTTGGAGGATCACGAGATACGTTTGCGATCGCATTCCCTGTAATTACATTGACTCAACACTAGGGGTCTCTGTACACGCTTCtataagctgcagctgctgctgcagtggcgAGTGTGAGCACAGAGACTCACTTGGTGCACTCTTCTAGAGACTGAACCAGCATCTGTTGGAAGGTGCAGATTTCTTCAAGGTTACCCAGAATGAGAGCCACATCTGAACTGCTCAGCCTGGCGAAAAATACAAGATAGGTTACGACAAAAGTTGTACTCTAAGAACAGTGTTCCAATTAAACAGTAATTTTAGCGTTAATGACTCATACTTGTCAGTATTCTGAAGAGGTCTCAGATAGTTTGTCAAGAGGCTCTGGAGATCCTTGGAGTATTCTGTCTCCGTTTCCAAAATATTCTGCAACACCTTCAAAACAAATGAGCCAGGCACAATTTTAATATGAAATCTATTTTATTCTTTAATaggcagcaggaaaacagaaatTAATATAGATGTTATGAAATGTATTTCCGATGTTGAAAGTGGGCCACCCCACCCTTACCAAGTTGTAGTATGTTTTGCTGATCGCAGACGTGTCAAAGCCTTTAGGGGGACTCTTAAGTGTTCCAGACTTGGGGGACACTTGTTTGTCTGCAACCACAGACAAAAATATTACAGCGCACAGTTCAATTTTAACATAATTTCTACTGGAATAGCTATGACTGAGGGTGATCTTTTTGAGTGTCATCATCAGCTTTTTTAAAGAAGGCTGGGAATCTTTAACAGGCCGAATCACTCATAGAAAAGCTATAAAATACCTTTGCTAGCATCAGTCCTGATGGAATGATGACAACAGAGAAAGCATAACAGCTAGAAAGCATAATGGTGTTATACCCACCAGAGCCTTTGACTTCACGGACATAGTTGCTAGGAAACCACCCAGTCCTGCCATTGAGCGTTCCCTCCCACCAGCCACCTTCCTCCTGACGAGACACGCTGATGATGTCACCCTTGGTAAATGTGAGCTCATCCTCGTTCGTCTGCTGGAAGTTGAAGCGTGCCTTCACCAGTAGCTGCTGTCCACTGTTTTCTGACATGTCCTGAGGAATGAAGGAGTTTTTCAGCAGTGCAAAGGAAACTGAGAAAGCCAAGTCAAAGGAAAGGCTTGTGAATGAACATGGACAGATGAGTAACACTGTTCTTGTGAATCAAAGCCATCAAATATTTAAACTTTACAAGACAGGGAGATTTATGCCATCAACAGGTGTGAACTGGCCAGATTAATGAAGATCAGCTTAGGTAGCACTTAGGAAACAACTTCAGTTTAATCAATTTGTGATTGTGATTTTAAAGAAATCTGGTCTCAAAAACAACAGGCTAAAGCCTTTCTTCTGCTGGTGGATGAGCTCAGCCTAAGAGATCATGTAAGGAGCTCAGATATCCgagaggagctctgagtggAGCCACTGCTGCTCTGCAATTGGAGGAGCAGAACAGGTGAGTTGTGCACGCCTCAGAGACGTCTATCTGGAGGGGGTGTTTATAGCAGGCAAGCCGGAATGAGACCCAGAGCCAGACCTAGCAGAGACTAGAGGGAGAACATGCTCAGCTGATGATCTCAGCCTccctgtaaaaagaaaattctgaCCCTTGACCTGGTGCCAGACCACATACAAGccagaggttaaaaaaaaaagtcagttcTTGACTCCCCTGTGGTTTTTAGGCATCCAAAACAATTAATCAGTTTTGCTTTTGATCAGACTATAGTTTATTATTAATAAGGAACCCTATTATACACCAAAATGtctatataaatacattattgtGACAAAGAACAGACTTGTAGATGAACTAGTTGGCTTTCAAATGCTTCCTTTCTATCTTTTGTCactgcagagcaacagagagaAACTCAGAGTTGGTTGGGTTTTTGGAACCAGTTAGCTTGATCGAGGTTAGATCTGCTGGATTCTGCTGTTACACCACTCACACTAAAGTTAGCACGTTGATGCACCATTTCCTTTGTTTGGCGTTGGGACATTTGCACATTGCCATCCGTCACAGgtctgacccccacccccacaatgAGGTGtgaggctgttttttttgtctctctcatCCATCATAGTGTTGACAGCATCATCGTTATACGTTTCAAGTGAAAACTGCGAGGTAACACTGGACATCAGCGAGTCAATGGTCAGTGTTGTTTGGTACTTCGTACTGAACAAACGGTTAAAGCCGGTGGAATTTGTATCGAATCTGTGGCTACAGGTAGAGGATAAGAGTGCTTATTGCCTCAACGGTGACTAAAATGGGTGATGCTGCACAATAGAACAGTTTGACAAAAAGTAGTGGATGGTTCATTTTCAAGCGTCAGGGCAGCGTTTGACTTCAGTAGAATTTCTTGCTCCAGTGATTAGATGAAGTGAAGGATTGTCAAAGAAATTGTCTCAAAACcttttttgaaaataattaattcCTGCTAGAGTGTCGGCTCTAAGTTCATTTAAACAGCTCGAAGTTTTACAAGTATAAATAAACTGAGACTATAGTGTCACTATCGGTGACGTCATGTAACATTTTCAGTCAGTGGTGTCCGGTGGCGTGGAGAGATGGAGATCTATTTGCAAAATTAATTTCCAAAATTTCATAATTAGGCCACTCAGTGTGTCCCATGCTGCTCCTGCCCATCCTGTCATTGATCAGGATTTTGTTGTCAACCCATTCAGCTTGTTTATCACCTGTTTCAGCGTCCAGACTGGTTATATTGCAATAAATAACTGTGTCCTGCACAGAGCCTGAAATCTAACAtttcatctctccatctccatGGAAGCTAGGCAGCTCGCTGATCTCGGGATCTTTCAGTGCTCTGCTACGATGAACAAAAGAGCTGTGCCATACACAAGCTGTAGGCATACAAGCATTCCCCGTTTGGTGGGATTTCCCGAGCATGATGTAATTCATGTAGGCGCTTCCATTAAACATCCTGTACTgacacatttgatttgtttgactAGAAACTTTTTGCTCATCAGCCATCAGTCTTGGGGTAGTCAACAGGAAGACCGATCTTAAGGGAAGGGACCAAGACTTTGTACTGCTTTGAGATCTGGCTGGGCAGCTCTCACTGCCCTGCAGCTTCCACAATGACACCATGTTGAGGGTCTGCCCAGTGACATGTGACAGGCAGGTACACCAACATCGTCAGGCAATTTAATGGGACGACTTTCACATTGCAGGTGAGGAGAGGCGAGCCCCAGATTTCCCAGATCGATTGCAGGGTCATTGCACCGAGGACGAAACGCTGCGACAACCCTTTCAGATTTCCAAAAAGAACCAGCGCTGATCCAGAGCAAAGTGGGCTTTTGGTACAGGGTGAAAGGGGTACAGTGAGTGCTGACCTTACCAGACTGCGAAATTGGTTTTGCAACAGCTTGGAGGACCGGCCCAGTGACGTCTGACAGGACAGCGACTCAAAAGACTTAATACGGTGGGATGAAGAGTGTCGGGCAGACACCGAATCGCTGCCCACGCTGATATCTGaagagagagaataaaatataaatacatcGGACCTGCTGTCTGCACGAAACACCCACACGCTCCTGGCTGAGGAATACCCACAATTATCATGTAGCTCACACTACTAAGACAAGAGTTTAAGTGTTGACTGACCTGCAGTCACTTTATTCAGAGCAACCAGACTGCTGAGCACCTTTGAGAAGTTCAGTCCCAGCAGCAGGTCACTGGCCTCGAATGGCTGCGAACGagagcagagaaaacaaagagggaTCATGTGAGTTTGAGAACCAGCAGGCTGCAACAAGCACATTCTCCAAACAGGAATAACACAGTGCCAGCAGTCGATCACCTCATACAATAGATAGGTCAATAAATGGTGACGCTGACAGCATTTGCATCTCTGATACAAACtgacaaatgaaaatgtttggatgttaaaaaatgaaaatattatgAAAGCAATTACTTCAAAATATGATATGCACTATTAAAGAACTCTGTCTACCAGGCACAAGGATGCAATTAAAGGAACAAATGTCTGATGACAAACAAAACCTTAAAGACCTTATTGGAGACAtcaaaataattaataataaatagatATTAACCATTGATTATCACACTGAGTCTGAGTCTTCCAAACTGTAAATTAGCAGTCACAATTTCACATTATGGTACAATTTATGCTCTGGGCTTTTAATGGTTAATGAATAACAATTCTGACCTTTGTTTCCAACCAATTGACTCTCGTAAACTCTTCTTAAGGAACAATACACACCTTAAACATCAGCTTTAGGTGTGTTAAAGGGGCGCGTCTGTTTCATGCAGTAGTTTTGTGATGAAATTAGATTTTTCGCAAATATCAGAAATGACTCTACAACAAACTGAACACGATCTTGCTTCTTTACCTCCTTTGGATCAGAGCTGACTCGCTTTGGATGACGCAGGcttcatgtttttaatgttgcaATGATGCCATGACTGCGATCTCAATGGGATTACAACAATATGAATAATGCCGGAGTGTCAGACAGGGTGCGGAGGGCAAAGTAATGACaaagaaatggatggatggatggatggatggatggatggatggatggatggatggatggatggatggatggatggatggatggatggatggatggatggatggatggatggatggatggatggatggatggatggatggatggatggatggatggatggatggatggctggatagTGGTTTTGATCACAAGGAGACAAGGAAGAAGAAAGTGtgccgctgctgctgactgtAGCACTGTCTGCATTATTATTTCTGGGACTCTCCCTGTTTCTGGGACTCTCCCTGTTCTCTTGGCGAGAATGAATGGCACCGATTGTATCTCTGTTGATGGATGTCATCGTTCTCTGGCTTCCCGTGTAATGGCTTCATGTGATTAGTTATTTTTGCATCAGTTATACTGAGGATGAAGGCCTGTATGATAAGTGGCTCCTTTATATTTCACTGATTGTAGATGCATCTAATGGGACTATGTGGATGGCATGACAAAGCACGTGTTAGACAGCAATGTATAACTCTGACACGTGTGATTAAAGAACATATAATTCTGATTCTTCCCGCGTGACCGAAGGCCAAATATAGCAGGatttcatttaaagaaaatattacTGTTCCCTGCGAACCATTATGAAGATTTTAAACACTCATGCAGAGAGATAATGAAGCTGACAAGCTTCAACATGTCCAGAGGGCCCAAACATCACAGTAAGATAATGATTCCTTAGTACAGACTCACACAGCAGAAACACCCCGGTGTGACTCAACAGCCCCACACAGGGCAGCGTCTCCACACATGACAAGTGGTTACCTGCATGTGGTTCCACATCCTCATATATCATTTATAATAACGATTTAAGGACAAATTATTCATTCTAACACTAGACAAGTAGCCAACTGAAGCTGCTTGAGAACCAGCAAGCTGCAACAAGCACATTCtccaaacagaaataacacagTGCCAACAGTCGAtcacatcatataatagatagGTCGGTAAATGGCTACATTTCATATAGAGACTCCATTTTAGCACCGAAAGACCAACAGATCATTCCAACCACAATCTATGTTGATTTGACAGAAGGTTCCAGCACCCGTGCCATGTTTCGAACTGCAGCCTAAGGTTTGAAATCACAAACATGTTCATTTCACTCATACAGAGAAACAACTAAAGAGCAGCTGATCGGAGATCAGATGTCACCATCATTTCTGCAAGCTAGACAAAAAAAATACTTTCTTGTTCGTGGTACTTATTTGACAATGAAGGTCGATTGTTtgaaatgtgattgcagcgtcACAGCAATTCCAGTTCCACAACTATGCAGCGCAGAATGTAACCAAGTGCCTTAAGCAGCAGGCTGCAGATTACAAATGTAGTAATGAGACACAGTTTAACAGTTCAACGGTTGGAGGTAAACAGAACTACAATAAAGTGCGGCAGCTCTGCATAGACACTAATTGTACCCTTTGAGACACGAAATTCTCTTAAACTATTGGTGAATATGTGATACCACATGATACTCCATCAGCAGATACAGATAGATCACGCTTAAGCCGGTACCAGAGTAAAATTACTCCTCCCCTGAGAGCTCCAGGGTGGAGGGAACTCCAACGATTACTTCCTACAGCAAAAGACAttagaggtgaaaggtcagtaACAGCAGCTGCCAAACTGTGAAGCGCAGTCTTGGAAGGATGCAATCTGGTGAGGAACCCAAATTAGATTGGCACCATTGGAGCCGTCGCCAATAAACATGCAAACGGAGTGAGGCCAACATGTTGATGCAGAAATATGCAGGTTAACGCCATGAGAAAGAGACAGGACAGAGCTGAAAAAGCTGCGTCGGTCGTGCGCTGTGTAGGGCCCCCGCTCTAATCTGCAGCTGGATCTACCTGGGGTCAGAGCCAGAGGGGCTCCGGGGGCTGGTGAATGGATGTTATCTTTAATGCTCCACAGATGACGGGCAGAAACGTGGTCATTCTTAAAATCACTGTAACACTGCTCCGATGGAAACTTAAAGAGGATAAATTGCAGAAAGAAGTGCAGCACAAGTCAAAGTTAATGTGACTGGCGTCGCCAGTTAAACGCTGGATTATCGCTTAAGCGCCGCTGTCAAATCTGGATCCTGCAGTGACATTTCAGTTGTCGAGACATTCAACGCGACAGCGCTTTGCTTCTCTTGTTCGGTAGCTGGAGATTCAGCAGGGAAAAGGCTGAGGAACACAGAGTTGGTATTGTCACTCTGAGATGGTTCAATGACCCTTCTATGCACTggcaaacacacagcacactgTCCTCCATTTGCTTAAAACTATGGAGATTCTCTCACAACCACAACACTGTCAAATATTCCTGTAGCGGAGCACTGAGCTGCTCAGGTAAATAACAGAAAGTAGGGTAGCTCAacatcaaagacaaaaaaaagcttgTATAGTACTGGAAAATCCAGTGGAATGAAGAAAATACTGAGACAAAGGTTAAACGGTGATGAGCAGAAGTGCAAGGTTGAATTTCAAGCTGCTGCTACAGTTATTTTTCTTGGGGCTGATGTGTGATTGTTCTCGGCTGGTtgttccctccacctccctctgtcaGGAGCTCCATGGACCCATTGTTTACTGTACCCGGGTCTCATCTCGCACGGGTTCTATAAACACTACACATTCACAAACGCCACTTCAGGGCGAGAAAATACACACAAGGGTGTGGCAACAAGGCACCATTAACTTCGAAAATCTGGAGAAAAGGGGGACTTACCTCGACGCGAAATGATGTGCAGCCCTTGAGAAACTCCTTTATGTTGTACAGACACTCGCCGTCGTTTTTCGGCTCTTGGTAAATCTGCAGAAAAGATAACCCGGGTTAAAGGTAAACCTCCAGCTCAGGTAGCGGTTTTCCTGCTGCTCGCACAGTGGTTTTCCGCAGTTAATAGCTTTGAAAATGACTCCAGTCGGTCGACACAcattctccagctcctcagcGGGCCTGACACACTCCGGGAGGCTGGACTCTGATCCAGCAGCGGGGAAGTggaagcggcggcggcagcgagGCGGCGGAAGTGACGCCAGCAAACAGACGCCCACACCGGTAGTGTTTGATTCTGATTGACAGGGATCGTTTGATTAAAAGGATGCGATCACTGCGACGGAGGGGCAAATGctcttaaaataaacaaaatcgGCCACTTTCATTGGtgtcacttttaaaatgatagAATCTTAATTAAACAGGAAGTTCAACTAAAACATCGACACATCCGTCTATCTCTCCAACGGGTTGATGGAGTTGGGGGTACTACTGTATGTAGAACCCCTCGTTCAACAGAGTACTTCACTAAGTTAAAATATTAGATgtcaaaattaaatattttgcttttattttatagaTTCCAAATGCCAGATGCTGCAGAATAAATACAAAATGATGTGGTACCCATGTCATTATTGCTTTTGGATTGTACTGATCTGCATGATTGCTACAGTGAGATCAGGCTTCAACACACAAGCCGCAGGTTATAGTATACTGTAACTGGATATTTTGGTGAAAATGCCACAGTTAATGAGGGTTCTATAGTTGAATTTAGCTTACAGATGCTTGTCTTCTGCACAGTTTAATACATTTTCTTATTGGATCAAACCTTCTCATTAAAGAATATGTTAAATGCTTTGCAAAACACTATAGAATGAGCAAGGAACATTGGTTATTGTATTTCCAAGCAACTTGAGCACCCTATCATGGCTCCAATAACATCAATGTATGATGATCATACTACAATGCAAAGGGCCTGTCTAGGGTTTATTTTTAAGGTGACGCCTTTGTTACTTGAATAATTTTCTCTTGTCATTTCATCATGTCTTCCAAAATTCCTGTAATTGAAGCTGTAAACTTGCATCACTGCGTCTGCAAACCCAACAACATAGAATTATCAGGAAACATAAAGACAAGATAAAAATAATAGATGGGCCTGTTCTCAGCTGGCAGCAGTTGTAGCTACCCTGATAGAACCTGACATCTGACCCAGATGTGACCCACATCTCCTACTTCTTGGCCCTTCACACTATGTGATGAATTAAAATGGGACAGGATGAGCACCACCTCATGGTCAGACAGAAGCACAAACCTCCATCCTaaggaggaggaacaaaagAATGTTGTTGTGTAAAAGGTAAAGCAAATGTCACTGAATTGAGTACATGTCAGTTCTGTTATCATTACACAGTTGGTCCACTAAAGACACCTTCCTGTTTGAAAGCAAATGTTGCTGACTATGCGTAATATACTTCGGTCTAAGAATCCCACATACTGCTTGCAACACCTTTTCTCCCCTTCAGATCTTGTTACACATTTGATCATTTGGATCTGAAGAATGGTTGAATTTGTCATCTCAACACCAGTAAGGAAAACctcttttaaaaataagaagctAAACTGAACCCACCAGTTTGCCCATCAATGCAGAGACAATCAGCCATGACAGTTTCCTTTTTGCTGTTTCAAGtttaaattcatattttcaAACAAAATTGTGAATGTGTTGAAATTTAAAGTAGCCTTAttttaatatacagtatatatcctATAATAATTCTCTGGGCTGAGTCATCCATGTCCAAGACGCCTCCCCTATCCCAACGGCATTTTATACCAGCATCATTATATTATGCAAAGCATTTTGGTTATGTGACAGAAATAAATGACACCTGTTAAAGAGGGGTATTTTCAGGTCACTTTAGGAACCTGTTTGTCTTTTACCTGGAAAATTTGCTCGCACATTTAATGAGTGAGTGGTAGTTGCCTCCGGCACAACAGTCTCTTTTCAGGAAACCCTGACACTAAACCACACCGGCCGACGCCATACATTGACGAACGCAAACACTGCACTGTTTCTTTAAATGGGGAGAGGGTCCAGCTCTATCTTTGCGCCTATGCAGTCAATGGCGGCCCATAATTGCTGTGGTCTACTGGTACACTGACAGTCAGTCACACTGCTTGGATCAAACAGCGTTTACATACTGATACATTACCAGCAATGGATTAAAGGAGAATTTAAaaagatgggtggatgggtcaCACAAATGAGCGCACATCTGCATCAGATTAGATCAGGCCTTCAATAATAACACCCGCTGGACGTGATAGCGCCTGATCAATTTGATCACCCAATTTCCTATCCTGTGCGCTGTTGCCTGATTTAGACCGGATCAATACGCAGTGGAAACACCCCCCTCTTGGCGCACGTCTGTGTAAGCATATAGCGCTGTTTTCGCAGACAATAACCCGGGCTGCCGTGACCTACAAAGGAAAATCGCCTCATGGGCCAGTGGGCAGAAAGAGAAGCCAGACAGTAAAACCGCGTCGGTTTTCACGGATCTGCAGCGCACAGACGCGCCGACGGGGCGGGCGGTTGGTTGTATGCGGAGGGGGAGCAGGGAGGGGGTGTTTTAATGCCCTTACTTTCTCCGTGGACCCCGGGCTGAGACGCTCCAACAGTCTGCACAAAACCACCCCATCTTTCAAGGAACTCTGGAGAAACGCTTCAGGATCCGAGATGGTCTTCTTCGGCGATTCCAGCACCCCGAGCGTGATCAACCATGTAACCGTCTGTTCCGCCGAATTCATGTCCAGTCGCAACAAATCCTGCTCCCAAAAAAGGcgactgtgtttggtttttcagCAGCTTGCCGCCCTGGTTACGCTGTCATCTGCGCGTTAAGAAGAGGAACACAGCAAATCCTCCAAAGAGGATGCGatgagaaacagaaagaaaaaaggggagaggCTGCGGAAAACCCACCGCCTCAGGGTGGATACGGATGACGGCGAGCTGGTGGAAATTCAGTAGGTCTGGTTCCTTCCCTGAAATGATGTCTTTTCCACCTGGCAGGCTGTCAAATGCGCTTCGCTGTGATGCGTTGACGCTCAAGACTGCATACGTGCGCACGGCAGCCAGCAGCCGTTCATCCGTTGGATGACATCACACAGGAGGGACAAGCCACCCCGAGCAGTTGTTAGCGCACTTCAGCGTGACATGAATAGCCTGTTTCTGTGACTTTACATATGCTTTTACTCTTTCCCTCTCAGCCGCTTTATGATAAACAAACCTCGGGCTAACggtgcattttttttaatacacaAGAAGAAAGTAGCTGTGCAAACAGAGAGCACTGCATTTAAATTTGGTTACATATTACTAAAAAACTATCCtagaaaatgtagaaaaaatgtcaaaaactgAATGCTGaaggaaaaatatcaaatactgTGTTTAGAATTCATCCTTGAATGTAGAGATGGTGTGGAAGTATTAGGAAAGATAAATAAACCGATGATGATACATATACTCATTATAAGAACTGTGTGTCATTTCACAAACTGGCCACTGGATGGAGCTCTTTGGTAGCTGCTCAGTCCAATAATCTTCAGTATTTGGTCAGAAAGCGGCTATAAAATGTTCTTAACCTGTACGCAAACACAAAAAATCAATCAACTATAAAAAACAAAAGTCATCATGTAATCTGTTTTTCCAAATCAACATGCCATTAAAGCTTGTTGATTGGAATAATGCTTTTGAATACAATTGTGGGGTTAGATTAAGTTTAAACCAGACTGTA
Coding sequences:
- the arhgef7a gene encoding rho guanine nucleotide exchange factor 7a isoform X2; this translates as MNSAEQTVTWLITLGVLESPKKTISDPEAFLQSSLKDGVVLCRLLERLSPGSTEKIYQEPKNDGECLYNIKEFLKGCTSFRVEPFEASDLLLGLNFSKVLSSLVALNKVTADISVGSDSVSARHSSSHRIKSFESLSCQTSLGRSSKLLQNQFRSLDMSENSGQQLLVKARFNFQQTNEDELTFTKGDIISVSRQEEGGWWEGTLNGRTGWFPSNYVREVKGSDKQVSPKSGTLKSPPKGFDTSAISKTYYNLVLQNILETETEYSKDLQSLLTNYLRPLQNTDKLSSSDVALILGNLEEICTFQQMLVQSLEECTKLPESQQRVGGFFINQMPQMKALYNSYCSNHPSAVNVLTQQSEVLGEFMEGRGAVSPGILTLTTGLSKPFMRLDKYPTLLKELERHMEEGHPDRPDIQKCMATFKSLSVQCQEVRKRKELELQILTESIRLWEGDDIKTLGSVLFMSQVLVQSPGSEEKSERYLMLFPHVLLMLSASPRMSGFIFQGKLPLAGMTVSKLEDCDAHKNAFELNGTMFDRLQVICTHKQDLQDWVELLSRQIKHTAATAPSHKPLTVPCHTLPSHPVTLSRHAEGKAMTVAPTYHTLPHPSSHGTSLSSTMMWGPLEPPNTPKPWSLSCLRPAPPLRPSAALCYKEDLSKSPKSVKKLLPKRKPERKQSEEEFALRKSTAALEEDAQILKVIEAYCTSAKTRQTLNSTWQGTDLMHNHVLADVDRSCMDLPGRRSSVSRPELSSDLSEDSDYDSIWTSHSYRMGSVPRKSCISHQN
- the arhgef7a gene encoding rho guanine nucleotide exchange factor 7a isoform X1, which gives rise to MNSAEQTVTWLITLGVLESPKKTISDPEAFLQSSLKDGVVLCRLLERLSPGSTEKIYQEPKNDGECLYNIKEFLKGCTSFRVEPFEASDLLLGLNFSKVLSSLVALNKVTADISVGSDSVSARHSSSHRIKSFESLSCQTSLGRSSKLLQNQFRSLDMSENSGQQLLVKARFNFQQTNEDELTFTKGDIISVSRQEEGGWWEGTLNGRTGWFPSNYVREVKGSDKQVSPKSGTLKSPPKGFDTSAISKTYYNLVLQNILETETEYSKDLQSLLTNYLRPLQNTDKLSSSDVALILGNLEEICTFQQMLVQSLEECTKLPESQQRVGGFFINQMPQMKALYNSYCSNHPSAVNVLTQQSEVLGEFMEGRGAVSPGILTLTTGLSKPFMRLDKYPTLLKELERHMEEGHPDRPDIQKCMATFKSLSVQCQEVRKRKELELQILTESIRLWEGDDIKTLGSVLFMSQVLVQSPGSEEKSERYLMLFPHVLLMLSASPRMSGFIFQGKLPLAGMTVSKLEDCDAHKNAFELNGTMFDRLQVICTHKQDLQDWVELLSRQIKHTAATAPSHKPLTVPCHTLPSHPVTLSRHAEGKAMTVAPTYHTLPHPSSHGTSLSSTMMWGPLEPPNTPKPWSLSCLRPAPPLRPSAALCYKEDLSKSPKSVKKLLPKRKPERKQSEEEFALRKSTAALEEDAQILKVIEAYCTSAKTRQTLNSRPRTEMGLHVIIPGEKKVQGEGPSRNGQSADEEKSLVDVVYALRDEVQELKQENKKMKRSLEEEQRARKDLEKVVRRVLKSINDPTWDETNL